In bacterium, the sequence ACCGCGCATCATTTTCGATCTCGGTCGTGATCGTTTGGCTCACAAAAATTGCCGCAGGTAGGCATACGAGTATAAAGATAGAAGCGATGATGGTCAGATCAAGAACTGCTCCACACTCCCCACCGAGATTCTTTCGCCACGGACGCGATACTACCCTCGCTGTCTTATCGGGTATATCAGCTGGCAAGGTTCTGTGTGAGGGGTTGGTAATGCATCTTCCAAAGCCATAGTTACTCAGCTTTTGATTTAAACGCATATGTTATTACCCCACCTAACACAGAAACGATGAAGACCCTTTAGCGCTATCTCACCGAAATTACTCAGTCATTGTAACGAGGAGATACACTACTAGGGAAGTCCCCTTTCATAGACTAATATGGGAAATTTGCGTACCAGCGTCTCATAAAAATACTTATTTCAATCGCCTCTTACCTGGTTTCAATATCATCAGAAGTCTCGTGGGTGGGCGGTGTCTTATCAGCAGGCGGATTTTCGGCCCTTGAGATACGAAGCAAACTCGGATCGAGTGATTTGAGCGAAAGTGTCTCAGCATCAGGAACGAGGCCTGATTCTGCCAAAAAGTCATATACCTTCTCGGGCGGCACACTAAGGCCCATGTGAGGAACGGGTGTAGATCTGATTCCGTTTGTATAAATCATTGAATACGTTCCAACATAAAAGCCGAGCGGTACTTTTTCCTCTCCTACTGGAATGAAATGCCAAATACCTGCTCCTGAGTTTCCCATGTACGTGGGGGCGCTCACCATATTGAAGCTTCGGCCATTCTTGTGATGATTCATTATCGTAATTGCTCCGTCACTCAGAAATGGTTCAACTCCAAGCTGGGCACCGTATGTTGCTATCTTTGTTCCCTCCCGAATACATCCAAGTTTGTCATGAGGAAGAAAGCACGGAGTCGGATCTGGGATGGGCCGCTCTTCACGAATCGTTAGTAGGGCAAGATCGTTATTTTCTCGTACGCTGATAATATCGGCATATACTGTTTCTGTTCCACCATTCCGATAAATAGTCGTCTCTATTCCTTTGTTGAGGAGCGTCTCATCCGTTAGAGCAGCATCGACCACATGGTTACATGTTAATACGACACTCAGGTACTTTCCCTCGGCATCAGGCCCGGAATAGATGATGACTCCTGACCCAGTTTCGTCTTTAACTTTGAGACGAACGGTTGACTCTTTCATTTGCTTGATTCGAAGAAACTCGGGATCCGGATCGAGATCTGCAATGACTTCACGAATGCGCTCGGGAGAGATCGCTAAGAATTCGCGCGCGATAAGATCGTCCATGACCGCCTGAGCGATAATTTCACGATCTGCTCGATAGATTGCTGGAAGATTCTCACGGGCATACCACTGCGCACCACGCGCCGCATCCTCGCGAAGCTCATCCCATTTCTCGTTTATCTGTTGACGAACTTCTGCTCTAATCTGCTGCTCTACCTGTCGTTCACTGATTTC encodes:
- a CDS encoding serine protease, coding for MEISHQGRKEHDRDTDPTGSEIDQQRWFDKLATAFTLSLSLGCAGTEEISERQVEQQIRAEVRQQINEKWDELREDAARGAQWYARENLPAIYRADREIIAQAVMDDLIAREFLAISPERIREVIADLDPDPEFLRIKQMKESTVRLKVKDETGSGVIIYSGPDAEGKYLSVVLTCNHVVDAALTDETLLNKGIETTIYRNGGTETVYADIISVRENNDLALLTIREERPIPDPTPCFLPHDKLGCIREGTKIATYGAQLGVEPFLSDGAITIMNHHKNGRSFNMVSAPTYMGNSGAGIWHFIPVGEEKVPLGFYVGTYSMIYTNGIRSTPVPHMGLSVPPEKVYDFLAESGLVPDAETLSLKSLDPSLLRISRAENPPADKTPPTHETSDDIETR